One genomic segment of Canis lupus baileyi chromosome 9, mCanLup2.hap1, whole genome shotgun sequence includes these proteins:
- the PPP1R3E gene encoding protein phosphatase 1 regulatory subunit 3E: MSRERPPRTDIPRNLSFIAALTERAYYRSQRPSLEEEPEVEPGEGGTRLGARSRAHAPSRGRRALSAPAGGGGVRAPRSRSPDTRKRVRFADALGLELAAVRRFRPGELPRVPRHVQAQLQRDALRHFAPCRPRARGLQEARAALEPASEPGFAARLQAQRICLERAEAGPLGVAGSARVLDLAYEKRVSVRWSADGWRSQREAPAAYAGPAPPPPRADRFAFRLPAPPIGGALLFALRYRVTGHEFWDNNGGRDYALRGPEHPGSGGAPEPQGWIHFI; the protein is encoded by the exons atGTCTCGAGAGCGGCCCCCCCGCACCGACATCCCCCGCAACCTGAGCTTCATAGCCGCGCTGACAGAGCGTGCCTACTACCGCAGCCAGCGGCCCAGCCTCGAGGAGGAGCCGGAGGTGGAGCCCGGCGAGGGCGGGACGCGCCTTGGGGCCCGATCCCGCGCTCACGCCCCGAGTCGGGGTCGCCGGGCTCTTTCTGCTCCCGCCGGAGGCGGCGGCGTCCGGGCGCCCCGCAGCCGCAGCCCCGACACCCGCAAGAGAGTGCGTTTCGCCGACGCGCTTGGGCTGGAGCTGGCCGCGGTGCGCCGCTTCCGCCCCGGAGAGCTGCCCCGGGTGCCTCGCCACGTGCAAGCGCAGCTGCAAAGGGACGCCCTCCGCCACTTCGCGCCGTGCAGGCCTCGCGCCCGCGGCCTCCAG gaggcgCGCGCCGCCCTGGAGCCGGCCAGTGAGCCCGGCTTCGCCGCCCGCTTGCAGGCGCAGCGCATCTGCCTGGAACGCGCCGAGGCGGGCCCGTTGGGCGTGGCCGGGAGCGCGCGCGTGCTGGACCTGGCCTACGAGAAGCGCGTGAGCGTGCGCTGGAGCGCCGACGGCTGGCGGAGCCAACGCGAAGCGCCCGCCGCCtacgccggcccggccccgcccccgccgcgcgccgACCGCTTTGCCTTCCGCCTGCCCGCGCCGCCCATCGGGGGCGCCCTGCTTTTCGCCTTGCGCTACCGCGTGACCGGCCACGAGTTCTGGGACAACAACGGCGGCCGCGACTATGCGCTACGTGGGCCCGAGCACCCCGGGAGCGGcggagccccggagccccagGGCTGGATCCACTTTATCTGA